The Edaphobacter sp. 12200R-103 genome contains a region encoding:
- a CDS encoding RES family NAD+ phosphorylase codes for MTPPLHQVNRDGMHRLIPSQFSNGGTVLDDIADDDEMLEKLIRLDGATNDRIQGEQFGLAGISTYELVYGIPNGHIVRAAFLHPSPTGARFNDSTRGAWYAADKLETSLAEVSYHKAKRLADIVVPESPSGMPEAESSTYDDWLADFHAEFHSLEPAADYTEFLEPEPIPECYAEPQKLAQKLLKAQSNGILYPSVRKKRGRCLVCFRPALVYRPRRDKRYEISFRLERNRYRQEVHEIPLNGD; via the coding sequence GTGACTCCACCGCTTCACCAGGTCAACCGGGACGGTATGCACCGGCTGATCCCTTCCCAATTTAGCAACGGTGGAACAGTTCTCGATGACATCGCCGATGACGATGAGATGCTCGAAAAATTAATTCGACTGGATGGGGCCACGAATGACCGCATCCAGGGAGAGCAATTTGGACTGGCTGGCATAAGCACCTACGAGCTGGTTTACGGCATCCCGAACGGACACATCGTTCGCGCGGCCTTCCTTCATCCGAGCCCGACCGGCGCGCGATTCAACGACTCTACCCGAGGTGCTTGGTACGCTGCGGACAAGCTGGAAACCTCACTGGCCGAGGTGAGCTATCACAAGGCCAAACGGCTCGCTGACATTGTTGTACCTGAGTCTCCATCAGGTATGCCGGAGGCGGAATCCTCTACTTACGATGACTGGCTTGCCGATTTTCATGCGGAGTTTCATTCCTTGGAACCTGCGGCGGACTATACGGAATTTCTGGAGCCTGAGCCTATTCCCGAGTGCTACGCGGAACCTCAGAAGCTCGCGCAGAAGCTCCTAAAGGCGCAGTCCAACGGCATCCTTTACCCCAGCGTAAGGAAGAAACGCGGGCGTTGCTTAGTATGCTTCCGGCCAGCCTTGGTTTACCGACCGCGCCGCGACAAGCGATACGAGATCTCCTTCCGCTTGGAGCGCAATCGGTATCGTCAGGAAGTCCATGAGATCCCATTGAACGGGGATTGA
- a CDS encoding lipid-binding SYLF domain-containing protein, with protein MKKIACLSLGALLVLPLIANAQGKEEDRVKESGQVLRDILESPDKGIPHDLIDKAECVVVYPSVKKAAFVVGGSYGRGVMTCRTGANFRGPWSAPAMMALEGASFGFQIGGQATDFVLLIMNEKGAKSVLSSKVKIGGDASAAAGPVGRNASAETDVMLKAEILSWSRAQGLFAGVSLSGSTMRPDDGANKNLYGSDYTAQDIVFKHEVKTPASAKVLLAELNKISPKRKS; from the coding sequence ATGAAGAAGATTGCATGTCTATCGTTGGGGGCTCTGCTGGTGCTTCCTCTTATTGCCAATGCGCAGGGTAAGGAGGAAGACCGTGTTAAGGAGTCCGGGCAGGTATTGAGGGATATTCTCGAATCGCCCGATAAAGGCATCCCTCACGACCTGATAGATAAAGCTGAGTGTGTCGTTGTTTATCCTTCGGTTAAGAAAGCAGCCTTTGTAGTGGGCGGCAGCTATGGCCGCGGCGTCATGACCTGCAGGACTGGCGCAAATTTCAGGGGACCCTGGAGCGCACCGGCGATGATGGCTTTGGAAGGTGCAAGCTTTGGCTTCCAGATCGGCGGACAGGCCACGGACTTCGTTCTCCTTATCATGAATGAGAAGGGCGCCAAGTCTGTACTTTCCAGTAAAGTGAAGATTGGCGGCGATGCCTCCGCAGCGGCCGGCCCGGTGGGTCGCAATGCAAGTGCTGAGACCGATGTCATGCTGAAGGCGGAGATTCTCTCGTGGTCGCGCGCGCAGGGCCTCTTTGCCGGAGTTTCGCTTTCAGGTTCGACCATGCGCCCGGACGATGGTGCCAATAAGAATCTTTACGGGAGCGATTACACCGCGCAGGACATCGTCTTCAAGCACGAGGTCAAGACTCCCGCTTCTGCCAAAGTTCTGTTGGCTGAACTGAACAAGATCTCGCCCAAGCGCAAGTCTTAA
- a CDS encoding anti-sigma factor, which translates to MNCTDFLSQLTDYFDGQISPELLEEVRAHLAGCSHCEVVLNTTRRTIEVYRDNEIYDISDELQEKLHSAIMARCLEKKRA; encoded by the coding sequence ATGAACTGCACCGATTTTCTCAGTCAGCTGACCGACTATTTCGACGGCCAGATCAGCCCCGAACTCCTGGAAGAAGTCCGTGCTCACCTGGCAGGTTGCAGCCACTGCGAGGTCGTGCTGAATACCACGCGACGAACCATTGAGGTCTATCGCGATAACGAGATCTATGACATCTCTGACGAGCTTCAGGAAAAGCTGCACTCAGCCATCATGGCTCGCTGCCTCGAAAAAAAGCGCGCCTAG
- a CDS encoding DUF1080 domain-containing protein, with translation MDISKDELSRPARFVFAKKKLLSRVAVGLAVGVFATTCIANMVGQQKAKLPGTDWIQLFNETDLTGWTKVGAESWTVEPDGVLHGRGLTKAYGYLETDKDYKDFQLSLRFKCVGDGNSGVFFHTGFKPNSVDTTQGKQFEIDCTMMHHTGGVYAEDGRGWIVWPSPENEGVVRKGEWNDYFVEVIGNRYRSRLNGVWMIDYTDPKPGAAADGKIALQLHAGGAGNMQFKDIWIRDLSVR, from the coding sequence ATGGATATATCGAAGGACGAGCTTTCACGTCCGGCTCGTTTCGTCTTTGCAAAGAAGAAGCTTTTGAGCCGAGTCGCCGTTGGCTTGGCTGTAGGAGTGTTTGCGACGACCTGCATCGCCAACATGGTTGGACAGCAGAAGGCGAAGCTACCGGGCACGGACTGGATTCAACTGTTCAACGAAACCGACCTTACGGGATGGACCAAGGTCGGCGCAGAGAGCTGGACGGTGGAACCGGATGGTGTGCTGCATGGCCGAGGACTGACCAAGGCTTACGGGTATCTGGAAACCGATAAGGACTACAAAGATTTCCAGCTGTCGTTACGCTTCAAGTGTGTGGGTGACGGTAACAGCGGCGTGTTCTTTCACACAGGATTCAAGCCAAACTCGGTCGATACTACACAAGGCAAGCAGTTCGAAATTGACTGCACCATGATGCATCACACCGGCGGAGTGTATGCGGAAGACGGACGCGGATGGATCGTATGGCCTTCGCCCGAGAACGAAGGTGTTGTTCGCAAGGGCGAATGGAACGACTACTTCGTCGAGGTGATCGGGAACCGTTACCGCTCGCGCCTGAACGGGGTCTGGATGATTGACTATACCGATCCGAAGCCGGGAGCAGCAGCGGATGGCAAGATCGCTCTGCAGCTGCATGCGGGTGGAGCTGGAAATATGCAGTTCAAGGATATCTGGATCAGGGACCTGTCCGTTCGCTGA
- a CDS encoding DUF779 domain-containing protein, protein METTTKLPLQVTATPAAVALIGKLRGKHGGLMFHQSGGCCDGSSPMCYPLGEFLVGESDVLLGEVDGTPFYIGRPQFEYWKHTQLILDVVPGRGGMFSLEGPEGVRFLIRSRVFQDDEIGALRAAGKI, encoded by the coding sequence ATGGAGACGACCACAAAACTTCCGCTTCAGGTGACCGCGACTCCGGCCGCGGTCGCCCTGATCGGCAAGCTCAGGGGAAAGCATGGCGGGCTGATGTTCCATCAGTCGGGAGGCTGCTGCGATGGAAGCTCTCCGATGTGTTATCCGCTTGGAGAGTTTCTCGTTGGAGAAAGCGACGTTCTGCTGGGGGAGGTGGATGGCACACCGTTCTACATCGGCAGGCCGCAGTTTGAGTATTGGAAGCACACGCAACTGATTCTGGATGTGGTGCCGGGCCGGGGAGGGATGTTCTCGCTGGAGGGTCCGGAGGGCGTACGCTTTCTGATCCGGTCAAGGGTCTTTCAGGACGACGAGATCGGAGCGTTGCGCGCCGCGGGAAAGATATAG
- a CDS encoding antitoxin Xre-like helix-turn-helix domain-containing protein translates to MTAAAATLVLPRIAGYDFESGADLGNASERAELSSAAIKAFMNLRKKWDLNEEQSRALLGGLASSTFHAWKTHPKRTLDQDTLMRISLLIGIYKALNIYFGKPWADRWITLSNRGPIFMGRTPLAYMIQRGQPGMIEVRRMLDAWRGGQ, encoded by the coding sequence ATGACCGCCGCTGCCGCCACTCTTGTCCTGCCCCGGATTGCCGGATATGACTTCGAATCCGGTGCCGACCTTGGCAATGCCTCCGAACGAGCGGAGCTTTCCTCCGCAGCTATCAAGGCGTTTATGAATCTTCGCAAGAAGTGGGATTTGAATGAAGAACAGTCCCGCGCCTTACTCGGCGGCTTGGCGTCTTCGACATTCCACGCTTGGAAGACCCATCCGAAGAGGACGCTCGATCAGGACACGCTTATGCGCATTTCCCTGCTCATTGGAATCTACAAAGCTTTGAACATCTATTTTGGTAAGCCGTGGGCAGACCGCTGGATTACGCTTTCGAACCGTGGCCCAATCTTTATGGGGCGCACGCCTCTTGCGTACATGATTCAGCGTGGTCAGCCGGGAATGATCGAGGTCAGGCGAATGCTTGACGCTTGGCGGGGTGGGCAGTGA
- the adh gene encoding aldehyde dehydrogenase, translating to MATMTALRPGEYGYPVSIRPRYENFIGGEWVAPASGQYFENVTPVTGQVLCEIPRSNAADVDRALDAAHAAKTAWGKTSQAERALVLDRIAQRMEDNLEMLATVETWDNGKPIRETMAADLPLAIDHFRYFAGCIRAQEGSIAEIDETTVAYHYHEPLGVVGQIIPWNFPILMATWKLAPALAAGNAVVLKPAEQTPMSILVLMELIQDVLPPGVVNVVNGFGLEAGKPLASSSRIAKIAFTGETTTGRLIMQYASQNIIPVTLELGGKSPNIFFADTMREDDDYFDKCLEGFAMFALNQGEVCTCPSRALVQESIYDRFMEHAIKRVKAIKQGNPLDKSTMIGAQASTEQMEKILSYMDIGKQEGAEALTGGKRASLEGDLANGFYIEPTVFKGHNKMRVFQEEIFGPVVSVTTFKDDDEALSIANDTLYGLGAGIWTRDLNRAYRFGRAIQAGRVWTNCYHLYPAHAAFGGYKQSGIGRENHKLMLDHYQQTKNQLISYSPKAMGFF from the coding sequence ATGGCAACGATGACAGCGCTTCGGCCGGGAGAGTACGGATATCCGGTCTCGATCCGCCCACGATATGAGAACTTCATCGGCGGCGAGTGGGTAGCTCCCGCGTCAGGACAGTACTTCGAAAACGTGACCCCCGTAACCGGGCAGGTTCTCTGTGAGATTCCGCGATCGAACGCTGCCGACGTCGACCGCGCGCTGGATGCTGCTCATGCTGCGAAGACGGCGTGGGGCAAGACCTCGCAGGCAGAGCGTGCGCTCGTTCTCGACAGAATTGCTCAACGCATGGAAGACAACCTGGAGATGTTGGCTACGGTGGAGACGTGGGATAACGGCAAGCCAATTCGCGAGACGATGGCCGCCGATCTTCCGCTGGCCATCGATCACTTCCGTTACTTCGCGGGATGCATCCGGGCACAGGAGGGCTCAATCGCTGAGATCGACGAGACGACGGTTGCTTACCATTACCACGAACCGCTGGGCGTCGTCGGGCAGATTATTCCGTGGAACTTTCCCATACTGATGGCGACGTGGAAGCTCGCTCCCGCTCTTGCGGCGGGCAATGCTGTCGTGCTGAAACCGGCAGAGCAGACGCCGATGTCCATTCTGGTTCTGATGGAACTGATCCAGGATGTGCTGCCGCCAGGCGTGGTGAATGTTGTCAACGGATTTGGACTCGAGGCAGGGAAGCCGCTGGCCTCCAGCTCACGAATCGCCAAGATCGCCTTTACCGGGGAGACGACCACTGGCCGGCTGATCATGCAGTACGCCTCGCAGAACATCATTCCCGTTACGCTTGAGCTTGGCGGCAAGTCTCCCAATATCTTCTTTGCCGACACCATGCGGGAAGATGACGACTACTTCGACAAGTGTCTCGAAGGTTTCGCCATGTTTGCGCTCAATCAGGGCGAGGTTTGCACCTGTCCATCACGTGCGCTTGTTCAGGAGTCGATCTACGATCGCTTCATGGAGCACGCGATTAAGCGCGTTAAGGCGATCAAGCAGGGAAATCCGTTGGATAAGTCAACGATGATCGGAGCTCAGGCTTCGACGGAGCAGATGGAAAAGATTCTCTCCTATATGGATATTGGTAAGCAGGAAGGCGCAGAAGCGCTTACCGGCGGTAAGCGGGCCTCGCTGGAAGGTGACCTTGCGAACGGCTTTTACATTGAGCCCACAGTCTTCAAGGGGCATAACAAGATGCGTGTCTTCCAGGAGGAGATCTTTGGGCCGGTTGTCTCTGTAACAACCTTCAAGGATGACGATGAGGCTCTTTCGATCGCCAATGACACCCTCTATGGGCTGGGTGCCGGTATCTGGACCCGCGACCTCAACCGGGCTTACCGATTCGGGCGTGCTATTCAGGCGGGCCGTGTTTGGACCAACTGCTACCACCTGTATCCGGCTCATGCGGCCTTTGGAGGTTATAAGCAGTCGGGCATTGGGCGCGAAAATCACAAGCTGATGCTGGATCACTATCAGCAGACCAAGAACCAGCTGATCAGCTACAGCCCTAAGGCGATGGGGTTCTTCTAA
- a CDS encoding RNA polymerase sigma factor, whose amino-acid sequence MPTIQSPGTEEIHPDVALVERAREGDAAAFEQLVRQYERQIFRVAQHITQNREDAEDITQDTFLKAYEKLDQFQGNSKFSTWLVRIAVNESLMRLRKRKTSKTVSMDEDVQTEEGSIPRDFAEWRPNPEQIFDQNELNDILRRTIQGLPPGFRTVFTLRDIENLSTEETAEALGLSVPAVKSRLLRARLQLRERLSRYFRQRKEGTPA is encoded by the coding sequence ATGCCGACCATCCAATCTCCAGGTACGGAAGAGATCCATCCCGACGTAGCTCTCGTAGAGCGCGCACGGGAGGGTGATGCGGCTGCCTTTGAGCAGCTGGTCAGGCAGTACGAACGCCAGATCTTCCGCGTAGCACAGCATATTACGCAGAACCGTGAAGACGCCGAAGACATCACGCAGGATACCTTCCTCAAGGCTTACGAGAAGCTGGACCAATTCCAGGGAAACTCCAAGTTCTCGACCTGGCTTGTCCGTATCGCGGTCAACGAAAGCCTTATGCGTCTTCGTAAGCGCAAGACCAGCAAGACCGTCTCCATGGACGAAGACGTTCAGACCGAAGAAGGCTCCATCCCACGTGATTTTGCCGAGTGGAGGCCAAACCCGGAGCAGATCTTCGATCAGAATGAGCTCAACGACATTCTCCGCCGCACTATCCAGGGTTTGCCGCCCGGCTTCCGCACCGTTTTTACCCTGCGGGATATTGAAAACCTCTCCACAGAAGAGACAGCGGAGGCACTTGGCTTGAGCGTTCCCGCCGTCAAATCGCGACTCCTGCGCGCCCGTTTACAATTGCGCGAACGCCTGAGCAGGTACTTTCGGCAGCGGAAGGAAGGGACACCCGCATGA
- a CDS encoding FAD-containing oxidoreductase has translation MTAQQFDAIIVGAGQAGPSLAGRLALAGHKVAMVERKLFGGTCVNTGCTPTKTLIASAYVAQKARDAKDYGIETNGPVKADMRAIKARKDSIVLKSRDSVESWLRNMENCTVYTGHARFESPTELRVGEDLLTAPQIFLNVGGRAVVPDMPGVKDVPFLTNTTLLDLDTLPEHLAVVGGSYVGIEFAQAFRRFGSEVTIVEMGPRLAHKEDEDVSAAIKEILEKEGIRIRLNAECIELRKTFGSGIEVHVSCDDDPSATAATHVLLAVGRQPNTDDLGLDKAGVTTDKRGYIQVDDQLRTSVPGIWAMGDCNGRGAFTHTAYNDFEIVAANLLDNDPRRVSDRIVTYGLFMDPPLGRVGMTEHEVRATGKSALIGTRPMTKVNRALEKGESEGFMKVLVDAENKQILGASILGTGGDEAIHCITDVMYAKAPYTTIQRAVHIHPTVAELIPTVLGDLKPLK, from the coding sequence ATGACAGCGCAACAGTTCGACGCCATCATCGTCGGTGCGGGTCAGGCGGGCCCGTCGCTTGCCGGGCGGCTCGCGCTGGCAGGACACAAGGTCGCCATGGTGGAGCGCAAACTCTTCGGCGGCACCTGCGTGAATACGGGCTGCACTCCTACCAAAACGCTGATCGCCAGCGCCTACGTCGCTCAGAAGGCGCGTGATGCGAAAGACTATGGAATCGAAACAAACGGTCCGGTGAAGGCCGACATGAGAGCGATCAAAGCTCGTAAGGACTCGATCGTCCTCAAATCCCGCGATAGCGTCGAGAGCTGGCTCCGAAACATGGAGAACTGTACGGTGTATACCGGCCATGCACGTTTTGAGTCTCCGACTGAACTCCGCGTAGGTGAAGACCTGCTGACCGCCCCGCAGATTTTTTTGAATGTGGGCGGGCGCGCCGTCGTGCCCGACATGCCGGGAGTGAAAGACGTTCCCTTTCTCACCAACACTACCCTTCTCGATCTGGATACTCTTCCTGAGCATCTGGCTGTTGTAGGAGGAAGCTATGTCGGTATCGAGTTCGCCCAGGCATTTCGCCGTTTCGGAAGCGAAGTCACCATCGTGGAAATGGGGCCACGTCTCGCACACAAGGAGGACGAAGATGTCTCCGCTGCGATTAAGGAGATTCTGGAGAAGGAAGGAATCCGGATACGACTGAATGCAGAGTGCATCGAGTTACGGAAGACCTTCGGCAGTGGCATTGAAGTCCATGTCAGCTGCGATGATGATCCCTCCGCTACCGCTGCAACTCACGTATTGCTGGCCGTAGGCCGCCAGCCGAATACGGATGATCTTGGACTCGACAAGGCTGGAGTGACCACAGATAAGCGCGGATACATCCAGGTCGACGATCAGCTTCGCACCAGCGTCCCGGGCATATGGGCGATGGGCGACTGCAATGGCCGCGGAGCCTTTACCCATACCGCCTACAACGACTTTGAGATCGTCGCCGCCAATCTGCTGGATAACGATCCCAGAAGGGTTAGTGACCGCATCGTGACCTACGGATTGTTTATGGACCCCCCTCTTGGGCGAGTGGGAATGACAGAGCACGAAGTCCGGGCTACAGGAAAGTCTGCTCTCATCGGAACCCGTCCGATGACCAAGGTCAATCGCGCCTTGGAAAAGGGTGAGAGCGAAGGCTTCATGAAGGTCCTGGTGGATGCAGAAAACAAACAGATCCTGGGCGCCTCTATCCTGGGGACCGGAGGTGACGAGGCAATCCACTGCATCACCGACGTTATGTATGCAAAGGCGCCTTACACCACCATCCAGCGTGCCGTACACATACACCCCACCGTCGCAGAGTTGATCCCCACGGTGCTTGGCGATCTTAAACCGTTGAAATAG
- a CDS encoding glycosyltransferase family 39 protein, protein MPNWRRHHVQFGLAILLGFALRLLFVLHAPRIAGDTLMYGDIAKNWMHHWVYGFADSPTGPVPTLIRLPGYPLFLAVCFRIFGDDQYNAVMLIQTLIDLGTCVLLWDLTRRLFGGRAAMVALWMAALCPFTANYVSAPLTETLTLATIAAAFYGLERWCEDGGGWNRWMWAIAGALTYSLLLRPEQGLLAAAVVPAMLWVVFKKTEGGISATAPVAAVALCMILPLVPWSLRNWHTFHVFEPLVPRDAVDPGELVPVGFNRWYRTWAIDFASTEDVYWNWNTSTIDIDDLPTRAFDTDEQYDRVNDLLNEYNQTSNATPKLESAFAALAKERIEDDPVRYYLALPLARLVNMMLRPRVEMMEIDLEWWRWRKHRAQTAFATAYAALDVVYLAAAAVGLWRWRRRKWDGYGVLAWSTAGFFLLRCGLLLTLDNSEPRYTLEFFPLLILWTAALFISEEKRQARRLS, encoded by the coding sequence ATGCCAAATTGGCGAAGACATCATGTGCAGTTCGGGCTGGCGATTCTGTTGGGATTCGCTCTGCGGCTGCTGTTTGTCCTGCATGCCCCGCGAATTGCCGGGGATACGCTGATGTACGGCGACATCGCGAAGAACTGGATGCATCACTGGGTCTATGGCTTCGCAGATTCGCCGACCGGTCCGGTGCCGACGCTGATCCGCCTGCCGGGATACCCTCTCTTTCTGGCGGTCTGCTTCCGTATCTTCGGGGATGATCAGTACAACGCAGTCATGTTGATCCAGACGCTGATCGACCTGGGAACCTGTGTGCTGCTGTGGGATTTAACGAGAAGGCTGTTTGGCGGAAGGGCGGCGATGGTTGCATTGTGGATGGCCGCCCTATGTCCCTTTACTGCAAATTATGTATCGGCTCCCCTAACGGAGACGCTTACGCTGGCGACGATTGCGGCAGCATTCTATGGCCTGGAGCGATGGTGCGAAGATGGCGGAGGATGGAATCGCTGGATGTGGGCGATCGCAGGTGCGCTGACGTATTCGCTGCTGCTAAGACCGGAACAGGGTCTTCTGGCAGCGGCGGTGGTTCCGGCGATGCTATGGGTTGTGTTTAAGAAGACGGAGGGCGGAATATCGGCAACTGCTCCGGTGGCAGCGGTTGCGCTTTGCATGATCCTTCCGCTGGTTCCCTGGAGCCTGAGGAACTGGCATACGTTCCACGTCTTTGAACCGCTGGTTCCAAGGGATGCTGTCGATCCGGGGGAATTGGTTCCCGTGGGATTCAACCGCTGGTATCGGACGTGGGCGATCGACTTTGCTTCGACGGAGGATGTGTATTGGAACTGGAATACCTCAACGATCGATATCGACGATCTTCCGACGCGGGCCTTCGATACGGACGAGCAATATGACCGGGTCAACGATCTGCTGAACGAATACAACCAGACGTCCAACGCGACGCCGAAGCTGGAGTCGGCTTTTGCTGCTCTTGCAAAGGAGAGGATCGAGGACGATCCGGTGCGCTATTACCTCGCGCTGCCCCTGGCTCGCCTGGTCAATATGATGCTTCGCCCCCGCGTCGAGATGATGGAGATCGATCTGGAGTGGTGGAGGTGGAGAAAGCATCGAGCCCAGACGGCATTCGCGACAGCCTATGCGGCGCTGGACGTTGTCTACCTTGCGGCGGCAGCCGTGGGGCTGTGGCGATGGCGAAGGAGGAAGTGGGACGGCTATGGCGTCCTGGCGTGGTCGACCGCTGGCTTCTTCCTGCTTCGTTGTGGGCTGCTGTTGACGCTGGATAACTCCGAGCCGCGTTATACGCTGGAGTTTTTTCCCCTGCTCATTTTGTGGACAGCCGCGCTCTTTATCTCTGAGGAGAAGCGACAGGCGCGCCGACTCTCCTGA
- a CDS encoding transglycosylase SLT domain-containing protein has product MAQQLIATRSAAAYAGVQAYARGHSGEAAAAAWLSLGHAYMLDRRYNEAYSAFQQAKTIGKALDDYADYLGAQAALQAKRGADAYALLDRFAERHPASIFVANAPVLLANAYIQQNNPQGALAELQTLENSPVGGHSDFRYILARAYQLAGDTGHAAPIYRSIYTRFPTSSEAGQARGQLDAMGVPLTASERKAHADFLFNAKRYNDAGQEYHEIARADSSLSQTDRDALAIYAAVCDYKLKRISRRDVERLPDTGNDDTAAVKLYLLAEISRSENDQQAHSTILDQLIKRFPTSRWLEEALYSGGNMFLIKRDYEQAIYHYNLLVQMFPRSTYAPSAHWRCAWLNYRLRRYGEAARLMDEQIVRYSAGIEAPTALYWRARIFEDEEHNPGQAANYYRALVSNYVNYYYADLSRKRLAVLGKTPSVPDSPVLASVQQREIPSLTDDLPEEEPHLIKARLLANAALNEYIAPEIQAAPDSTEWGALAEARIYASYGETTRALQSLKRSKISFFALSMDQVPDLYWQLLFPRPYWSELVTNAEKNGLDPFLVASLIRQESEFNAGAVSRAHAYGLMQLLPSVGKSLAHKQHMRGFNTAQLLSPSINLQLGTLNLSQVLARYGGQAEYALAAYNAGDVPVRQWMAVGDYKDIAEFVESIPYTETREYVQAILRNRIFYQSLYGKKR; this is encoded by the coding sequence ATGGCGCAACAGTTGATTGCAACGCGCTCGGCGGCCGCCTATGCGGGAGTTCAGGCCTATGCGCGTGGGCATTCGGGGGAAGCAGCCGCGGCTGCATGGCTTTCTCTCGGTCATGCCTACATGCTCGACCGCCGTTATAACGAGGCTTACAGCGCCTTCCAGCAGGCTAAGACGATCGGAAAAGCACTGGATGACTATGCAGACTATCTGGGAGCACAGGCAGCCCTGCAGGCGAAACGGGGAGCAGACGCCTATGCCTTACTCGATCGTTTTGCGGAACGTCATCCGGCCAGTATTTTTGTTGCGAACGCACCAGTGCTGCTGGCCAATGCCTATATCCAGCAAAACAATCCGCAGGGTGCCCTTGCGGAGCTGCAGACTCTAGAGAACTCCCCGGTGGGTGGGCACAGCGATTTTCGCTACATCCTTGCACGCGCCTATCAGTTGGCCGGGGATACCGGCCATGCTGCACCGATCTATCGCAGCATCTATACGAGATTTCCTACCAGCTCTGAGGCCGGACAGGCTCGCGGCCAATTGGACGCTATGGGGGTGCCTCTCACGGCCAGCGAGCGGAAGGCCCATGCGGATTTTCTCTTCAATGCAAAGCGGTACAACGATGCCGGTCAGGAGTATCACGAGATTGCCCGCGCGGACAGCAGCCTCTCACAGACCGACCGAGATGCCTTGGCGATCTATGCCGCCGTATGCGACTACAAGCTGAAGCGCATCAGCCGCCGTGACGTGGAGCGGCTTCCTGACACCGGCAACGATGATACGGCAGCGGTCAAACTGTATCTGTTGGCCGAGATCTCCCGGAGTGAGAACGATCAGCAGGCCCATTCGACAATTCTCGATCAGTTGATCAAGCGGTTTCCGACCAGCCGCTGGCTTGAGGAAGCGCTCTACTCGGGCGGAAACATGTTCCTGATCAAGCGGGACTATGAGCAGGCTATTTACCATTACAACCTGCTGGTACAGATGTTTCCGCGCAGCACCTATGCCCCTTCGGCACACTGGCGATGCGCATGGCTGAACTATCGCCTTCGCCGCTATGGCGAAGCTGCCCGCCTGATGGATGAGCAGATCGTGCGCTACTCGGCTGGTATTGAGGCCCCAACCGCGCTGTACTGGCGAGCCCGGATCTTTGAGGACGAGGAGCATAATCCGGGTCAGGCTGCCAATTACTACCGCGCTCTGGTCAGCAATTACGTCAACTACTACTATGCCGATCTTTCGAGGAAGCGCCTCGCTGTCCTGGGCAAGACGCCTTCTGTGCCGGACTCCCCTGTGCTGGCCTCGGTTCAGCAGCGCGAGATTCCGTCGCTGACGGATGACCTTCCTGAGGAAGAGCCACACCTGATCAAGGCGCGGCTACTCGCCAATGCGGCGTTGAATGAGTACATCGCCCCTGAGATCCAGGCCGCTCCGGACTCCACCGAGTGGGGAGCGCTGGCTGAGGCCCGCATCTATGCCTCGTACGGCGAGACGACACGGGCGTTGCAATCTCTGAAGCGGAGCAAGATCTCGTTCTTCGCGCTTTCCATGGACCAGGTCCCTGACCTTTACTGGCAGCTTCTCTTCCCGCGGCCCTATTGGAGCGAGTTGGTTACGAATGCTGAAAAGAACGGGCTGGACCCCTTCCTGGTCGCTTCGCTCATCCGCCAGGAGTCGGAGTTCAATGCAGGAGCCGTCAGTCGTGCCCACGCGTATGGGTTGATGCAACTGCTGCCTTCCGTTGGCAAATCGCTCGCGCACAAGCAACATATGCGCGGGTTTAACACGGCGCAGCTCCTTAGTCCGTCGATTAATCTCCAGCTGGGAACCTTGAACCTGAGCCAGGTCCTCGCCCGCTACGGAGGCCAAGCTGAATACGCGCTGGCGGCCTACAACGCCGGGGATGTTCCTGTCCGCCAATGGATGGCAGTGGGTGACTATAAGGATATTGCGGAGTTCGTCGAGTCGATTCCCTACACAGAAACGCGCGAGTATGTCCAGGCGATCCTGCGAAACAGGATCTTCTATCAGTCGCTCTACGGAAAGAAACGGTAG